The nucleotide window CCCGAGATCATGCCGAAGGCATCCTGGCTCTTGCTGCCCGAGTCGAAGCCGTCGCGCGTGTAGACCATCGTGAGCATCGAGAACGGCTGGAACGCGAGGTGGATCGCGTTCTCCATGTTGTAGAACCCGGCGCGGTCGTTGCCGGAAATCGCGTCGGTGTCGTTGCTGAGCAGCATGAGCCGGTGATCGAGGCCGATGTAGAGCGGGAAGCTGTCGCCGACGCGATTGACCAGGGCCACGTCCGACCACGGCTTGCCCTCTTCAGGCTCGACGCGATGACGGTTCTTCGCGAAGTTGAATCCGAACTCGTTGCGCGGGCCGCCGCCGTTGGGATCGAAGTGGCAGCTCCCGCACGCGAGTCCGGTCTGGGCGCCGAAGAGCGGCACGCCGGCGCCGCGGCGCGCGGTGAACAGCGTGATCAGAGACGCGAGGACGAGGATGAGCGGTGCGGCGTGACGCCAGCGCATGGCAGCCTCCTGGTTGCAGCCCGACGCTACTTTCGGAGGCGTGGCTTGGGCGGGCGACCGAAGCCGCCGCCCCCGGGGGTGGCCACGGTTAGCACCGCCCCGCGCGGCAGGTCAATCTGGAACTTGCCCGGTGCCTCGCGCTCGCCGCCATTCGTGCGCACGCGGTTGATGCCGGGCGATCCGGCTTCGCCTCCGGCACGGCCGTAGGGACCTCGGGTACGCCGCTCGGAGATCACCGTGACCCGCGCCGGAGCTTCGAGCTCGAGCGTTCGCACCACGCCGTCGCCGCCCCGCCAGCGCCCGAGACCGCCGCTGCCGCGCCGGATGCGCGTCTCGACCACGTGCAGCGGATAGCCGTGCTCGAGCGCTTCGACCGGCGTGTTGCGGGTGTTGGTCATGTGCGCCTGCATCGCCGACTCACCGTCCCAGCCCGGACCCGCGCCGTGCCCGCCGGCGAGCGTCTCGTAGTAGGCGAACGGTCCCTGCCGCGCGGGATCGAATCCTCCGATCAGCAGGTTGTTCATGGTGCCGCTGCTCGCCGCCGGCACGCGATCGGGCAGCGCTTTGCCGAGCGCGCCCAGCACGACGTCCACGATGCGCTGCGAGGTCTCGACATTGCCGGCCGCGACCGCCGCCGGCGGGCGTGCATGGACCACCGTGCCAGCCGGCGCGATCACGCGCACCGGACGAAAGGCGCCGTCGTTGACCGGAAGATCGCCGCCGAGCACGCAGCGCAGCGCGTACTGAGTGGCGGCAAAGGTGACCGCTTCGACCGCGTTCACCGATCCCGGCACCTGCGGGCTCGAGCCGGTGAAGTCGACCACCGCGGCCCCGTTCCGGAGCGTCAGGACGGCGCAGATCGGGATCGGTCCGGTTCCCAGTCCGTCATCGTCGAGCGCATCCTCGAAGCGCCACTTGCCGCGTGGCAGCGTGGAGAGCGCCGCCCGCATCACGCGCTCGCCATGCTCGAGCAGACGGGCGGCTTCACGGACCAGCTCGCCGGCGCCGTTCCTCCGCGCCATCTCGATCAGGCGCCGGGCGCCAGTGGTCTGCGCACCGAGCTGCGCCTCGA belongs to Candidatus Eisenbacteria bacterium and includes:
- a CDS encoding hydantoinase B/oxoprolinase family protein encodes the protein MRRHALPPAVRLALYRGLFSACAEEMGVTLMRAAYSPNIKERLDFSCAVFDGGARLVAQAAHIPVHLGSMPRAVLAALELGPFADGDAILLNDPYRGGTHLPDLTLVSPVFLPGRRAPDFFVASRAHHADVGGAAPGSMPLAREVYEEGFRIPPVFLARGGHLAADVLALLLANVRTAEERRADLEAQLGAQTTGARRLIEMARRNGAGELVREAARLLEHGERVMRAALSTLPRGKWRFEDALDDDGLGTGPIPICAVLTLRNGAAVVDFTGSSPQVPGSVNAVEAVTFAATQYALRCVLGGDLPVNDGAFRPVRVIAPAGTVVHARPPAAVAAGNVETSQRIVDVVLGALGKALPDRVPAASSGTMNNLLIGGFDPARQGPFAYYETLAGGHGAGPGWDGESAMQAHMTNTRNTPVEALEHGYPLHVVETRIRRGSGGLGRWRGGDGVVRTLELEAPARVTVISERRTRGPYGRAGGEAGSPGINRVRTNGGEREAPGKFQIDLPRGAVLTVATPGGGGFGRPPKPRLRK